From a single Bacteroidota bacterium genomic region:
- a CDS encoding DMT family transporter: MSQKVKVHLALWIVTIIYGATFSIAKQVMPLYIKPFGFILLRVLVASVLILVFHRIAIKEKIKDKSDLLKMVVCAVFGVAANMLLFFKGLAITTPINGSVLMMNTPIFVVLISWFWYKEKITLTKALGVLLASIGAIMLVGGTKFEFSSTRALGDLMVAANAIIYAFYLVYAKQLIHKYHPLTVTLYGFLFGTLLVLPFGIGDFMQIEWSSFTPKITGFVVFITVGSTFFTYVLNAYALRHASSSLVGSYIYLQPVCATLIAIVFATDELNIEKLVFMFVVFAGVYLASLKKKVTEVM; the protein is encoded by the coding sequence TAAAAGTACACTTAGCCCTTTGGATAGTAACCATTATTTATGGTGCTACTTTTAGTATAGCCAAACAAGTAATGCCTTTATACATTAAACCTTTTGGTTTTATATTGTTGCGTGTTTTGGTAGCCAGTGTATTAATTTTGGTGTTCCACCGCATTGCTATTAAAGAAAAAATTAAAGACAAAAGCGATTTATTGAAAATGGTCGTATGTGCTGTATTTGGTGTGGCCGCTAATATGTTATTGTTTTTTAAAGGACTTGCCATTACTACACCTATTAATGGTTCTGTATTAATGATGAACACACCTATTTTTGTGGTGCTTATTTCTTGGTTTTGGTACAAAGAAAAAATTACGCTAACCAAAGCATTGGGTGTTTTACTGGCCAGCATAGGCGCTATTATGTTGGTAGGGGGTACCAAGTTTGAGTTTAGCTCAACCCGTGCGTTAGGCGATTTAATGGTGGCTGCCAATGCCATTATATATGCTTTTTATTTGGTGTATGCCAAACAGCTTATTCATAAATACCATCCGCTTACCGTTACTTTATACGGGTTTTTGTTTGGTACCTTATTGGTTTTGCCATTTGGTATTGGCGATTTTATGCAAATAGAGTGGAGTTCTTTTACACCTAAAATAACAGGCTTTGTGGTTTTTATTACGGTAGGCTCTACCTTTTTTACTTATGTGTTAAATGCTTATGCCTTGCGCCATGCAAGCAGTAGTTTGGTAGGCTCATACATATACTTACAACCCGTTTGCGCTACATTAATTGCTATAGTATTTGCTACCGATGAATTGAATATAGAAAAGCTTGTATTTATGTTTGTTGTTTTTGCGGGCGTGTACTTAGCCAGTTTAAAAAAGAAAGTAACAGAAGTTATGTAA